In Thalassococcus sp. S3, the sequence CCCTTCGCCCCGCGCGCGACGGGCAATATCGCGACCGAGGATCTGGTCTATATGCTCGATCGCTCCGGCGTGCGCACGAATGTGTCGCTTGACACCGCCATCGCCGCCGCCGAATGGCTGGAGGCGCAACTGGGTCATGACGTGCCCGGACAGGTGATGAAAGCCGGGGGCTTCCCGGCCCCGCAGGCGGCATGATGGACGGCGATACCAAACAACCCGCGGCCGAACTGGCTTATCAGGCGATCCGTGCGCGGATCATGTCGGGCGATCTGGGCGATGGCGCCCGGTTGAAAGAACAAAGCCTTGCCAGCGAGATGGGCCTGTCGCGTACGCCGGTGCGCGCGGCGATCACAAGGCTGATCCACGAAGGCTTTGCCGAGCGCGGAGAGGGCTATTCCACCCGCGTGGCGCATTTTCCCGAGGACGAGCTGGACCAGATCTTCGAGATCCGCCGCCGTCTGGAATGCTACGCCGCCGAGCGTGCCGCCACGCTGGCCAGCACGGCGCAGATCGAAGAGCTGGACCGGCTGACAACGGAGATGGAGGCGCTCTCTCCCCCACAAACCGATGCGGATTATGCGCGGATTTCCGAGATCAACGCCGCCTTTCACCGGATCATTTCCGAGGCCGCGCAGTCCCCCCGGCTGATGGCGGTTCTGTCGATGGCGGTCGATGTCGGCATCGTCTCGCGCACCTATCACAGCTATGCCGCACACGACCTGATCCGCTCCGCCCGCCATCACCGCGAACTGGTCGACGCCTTCCGCGCCCGCGCGCCCGACTGGGCGGCCAGCGTGATGTCGAGCCATGTTCTGGCCGCCGCGAAATCCGCGGCACGACCCCGGCGCGTGACGGGATGAAACCGGTCGTGGTTCGTTCGATCAACGCTGAGGGCGAGATGCGCTGCGTCGATATCCTGCGCGATGACGCGGGCCGTTTTGCGTTCCGCGAATATCGCCGCGATCCGGAGGATGGGCGCGGCTGGGGCGGTGTGGGGCCGGATCTGTCCTTTGTTCATGACAGCGCCGAGGCCGCGCTTGCTGCAGCCCGCGAGAGTGTCGCCTGGCTGGAGCGCGCGGAATGAGCGGCACCCTCGCCATTCTGGGCGGTTGCGGCGGGATCGGGCGTGCGCTGTTCTCAGCAGCCCAAGATGCGGGCTATGCGCCGCTGGTCTTTGATCTGCCTGACAGCATCGCCGATCACGGATTTCCCGACATCCCCTGCATCCCCGTGGACGCAACCGATCCGCATTCACTGGCCGAGGCGGCGGCGGACTGCCCAGAAGACCTTGCGGGCTTGGTCAACCTGTGTGGTTTCACTGCGCCCTCCCGACCCGTCCTGGGACAGGATGCGCAGGTCTGGGAGAACGTGCTGACCGGCAACCTCACGTCGGCCTTCCACGCGGCACAGGCCTTTGCGCCGCGGATTCAGACCGGTGGTGCGATGGTGCTCACAGGCTCCGGCCTTGGCCATTACGCGCGGCCCGGCTTTGGGCCTTATGCGGTCAGCAAGGCGGGGATCGCGGCGCTGACACGGCAACTCGCCCTCGAATGCGCGCCGCAGCTTCGGGTGAATTGCGTGGCCCCCTCTGCCGTGAACACTGCGTTTCTGACCGGCGGCACGGGACGGCCCGTGGATGACAGCGCGCTGGATCTGGACCTCGACGCCTATGCCAGCGCCATCCCGCTGGGCCGCATCGCTGAGGCCGAGGATGTCACCGGCCCGATCCTCTTTCTGCTGTCGGATGCGGCGCGGTACATGACCGGTCAGGTCTTGCATATCAACGGCGGGGCCTACATGCCCTGAAAACGGGAGACCCAAGAGATGACCCAGCCCGAAGGCTTCAGCCAGATGATCTTGGACGCCAACGTGTTCTACAAAGAATTGGCCGAGAACAACAATCGCGAATGGTTCGAAGAGCGCAAGGCCCATTTCACCGACAGTATCCGCAAGCCCGCCGAGTTGTTCGCCACCATCGCCGCCGAGGAGATCACCCGCGAGACGGGACTGTCGCACAAGCCCAAGGTCTTCCGCATCTACCGTGACGTGCGGTTTTCCAAGGACAAGACGCCCTACAACACCCATCTGCACATCTATTGGGAGGCGACGGATGGCGGGCCGATGACGCCGGGCTTTTTCTTTGCCTCATCGCCCACATCGTTTGAGTTGCTGAGCGGTATCCCGTCGATGAAAGGTGAAGAGCTGACGAAATTCCGTGCGTTCGTCGACAAGCACGGCGACGATCTGGATGCGGTGATCGAAGAGACGGGCGCCACGCTCAGCACCTGGGGGGCCGACCCGCTGAAACGGGTCCCCTCGCCTTACGATAAGGAGCATCCCCATGCCGAGCATCTCAAACGCAAGAGCCTGATTCTTGGCGTCGGGATCGACCCTGATCCAAACCGCGAATTGCTGGCCCGCGTGATGGAAGCGATGCGCCGGTTGCGTCCGTTACAGACACTCTTGAAAGAGAACCTCTAGCTGCGCCCGGCCAGGATATCCTCTGCCGGGCCGCTCAGCACCTCGCCCACAGGGCCGCGCCGGATCAACGATCCGCGCGCCATGACCGCCACCTCATCGCAGATAGAGGATACGACCGCCATGTCGTGGCTGATAAAAAGCATCGCGGCGCCCGTGCGGTCCTGCACCTCCATCAACAGGTTCAGGATCTGCGCCTGAACGGAGGTGTCGAGGGCGGAGACAGGCTCATCCGCGATGATCAGCGCGGGTTCGGTCACGATGGCGCGGGCGATGGCGATGCGCTGGCGCTGGCCACCGGAGAATTCATGCGGGAACCGCCCCGCCGCATCGGGAAGGCCGACCTGCGCCAGCGTGCCGCGAGCCCGGTCAAGCCGGTCGGCGCGTGACAGACCTGTGGCAATCAGCGGCTCGGCGACCGAGACATCTACCGCCCGGCGTGGATCAAGGGAGCCCATGGGGTCCTGAAAGACCATCTGAAACCCTGCGCGGGCCTTTCGGCGCTCGGCAGGCGAAAGCGTCCATATGTCCTGCCCCGCGATCAGCACCTGCCCGGCATCGGGCCGCTCCAGCCCCACGGCGAGACGCGCGAGGGTGGATTTGCCGGAGCCGGATTCGCCGATCAGCCCCAGCGTTGCCCCGGCCTCCAGCTTGAGAGAGACGGCATCTGCCGCCGTCAGCACCGGCGCAGGTTCCAACAGTTTGCGACGCGGCAGCCTGTAAGCGCGGGTCACGGCGCTGAATTCGAGCGCCGCGCTCATGCGTCGACCCCCATGCAGATGCAGGCGGCGCGCTGGTTCGGGCCGGCCTCGATCAGCGCGGGGCGCGCTTGCAGGCAGGCATCGGTCCCGATGGGGCAGCGCCCGTGGAACCGACAGCCCTGCCCCAGTTCCGCAAGCGGCGGCACAACGCCTTGGATCGTCGGCAGCTTGTGTCGCGGACCCGTAAGGCGCAGCCGTGGCCGTGCGGCGACCAAACCTTGCGTATAAGGATGCGCAGGCGCGGATAGGACCTGCCCCACCGGCCCCTCTTCTACCTTGTCGCCTGCATAAAGCACGGCAAGCCTTTCCACGCTCCGCTCCACCGCCGTCAGGTCGTGACTGATCAGGATCAGCGCCATCTCCCGCTCCCGCGACAGGCGGGCGAGCAGGTCGAGGATCTGTTCGGCCCTGACCGGATCCAAAGCTGTCGTCGGCTCATCCGCGATCACCAGACGCGGCCCGCAGGCGAGCGCCAGCGCGATCATCGCCCGCTGCCGCTGCCCGCCCGAAAGCTGATGGGGGTATTGGCGCAGCCGCGCCTCCGGGTCCGGCATGTCGACCTCGCGCAGCAGATCCAGCGCCCGCGCCCGTGCGGCGCGGCCCTTGGCGAGGCCGTGCCAGATCATCGGCTCGGTGATCTGGCGCCCGATGGTCTGGAGCGGATTTAGCGCCGTCATCGGCTCCTGAAAGATCATCGCGATCTCCCGCCCTCTGAGCGGTGCCATCTGCCGGGGGTGGAGCGGCGTGCCGTCATACCGGATCTCTCCGGTCACATTGGCCGCTTCGGGCACCATGCCCATGACGGCCAGCCCCGCCATCGTCTTGCCAGACCCGCTTTCGCCGACCAGCCCGATCCGCTCTCCAGCCCCGACGGACAGCGACAGCGCGCGCAGGGCCTGCCCGGCCTCGAAGGCGACGGTCAGGTCGCTGATCTCAAGCAGGCTCATGGCCGCCGCCCCCTGAGACGGGGATCGGCCAGATCCCGCAGCCCGTCGCCCAGCACGTTGAAGCCAATGACGGCGATAACAATGCAAAGACCGGGCCAGATGGCGAGGCTGGGCGCGAAATAGAGGAACGTCTGCGCCTCGGCCAGCATACGGCCCCATGACGGTGTCGGCGGCTGCACGCCAAGGCCGAGATAGCTGAGGGCCGCTTCGGCAAGGATAGCGATGGCGAACTCGATGGTGGCCTGCACCAGAAGGATCGGCGCGATGTTCGGCAGGACGTGGTCGAAGGTGATGCCCAGCTTGGTGCGCCCCGCCACGGTCGCGGCCTGCACGTATTCGCGCGACCAGACCTGATTGGCGCTGGCCCGGGCGACACGGGCAAAGACAGGCATGGTGACGAAGGCGATGGCGAGGATCGCAATCTCAAGCGACGGCCCGTAGATCGCCGCCAGCATGACCGCGAACAAAAGCGCTGGGAAGGCGATGGCAACGTCGGTGAGCCGCATCAGACCCTCTTCGGCCCAGCCGCCCTGCGCCGAAGCGATAAGGCCCAGCCCAACCCCGATCAGCGCGCCCAGCCCCACCGACAGAAACGCCACGAGGACGGAGCTTTGCGCGCCCACCATCAGCAGCGAAACGATGTCGCGGCCCAACTGATCGGTGCCCAGCCAATGGATGGCAGAAGGGGGATGCAAGCGGTTTGACACGTCGATGGCGGCATAGTCATGCGGGGTCCAGACCAGAGAGATCGCGGCTGTGAGCGCCACGAGAGCGACAAGCGCGCCGCCCAAAAGGACGGGTGGTCTCATGACAGACGCTCCTGCAGGCGGGGGTCGATCAGCGCATAGGCAACATCGACGAGGAAGTTGGCGATGACGACGACGGCGGCAAAGAGCAGGACAAGGGCTTGCACCATGTAAAGATCGCGGTTGGAGATCGCTTGAAACACCAGCCGCCCGAGGCCCGGCAGGGAAAAGACATTCTCGATCACGATGGTGCCGGTGACGAGGTTCGCGACCTGCATGCCCACGATGGTGATGATCGGCACCAGCGCGTTGGGCAGGATATGCCGACGGAAGATCGCGGCCCGGCTAAGCCCCTTGGCCCGCGCGGTGCGTGCGAAATCGAGCCGCATGACCTCCAGCACCGACGAGCGCACGACGCGCGTCAGGATCGCGGATTGCACGAGGGCCAATGCCACTGTGGGCAGGATCAGCGCACGGATCGCCTGAACCGGATCGGACCAGCCCGGAAAACCGCCGGGCGGCAGCAGACGCCACTGCACGGCGACCAGCAGGATCAGCAGCATGCCCAGCCAGAAGGCAGGGATCGCGATGCCCAACTGGCTGAGCACCATGATCCCCCAATCACCCGGCCGGCCATGCCGGCTGGCGGCGAATAGCCCAAGGGCCAAAGCAACGCTGACCGTCAGCACGGTCGCCATGCCGGCAAGCGCCAGCGTGATCGGAAGCCGCTCGGCAATCAGGACGGAGACGGGCAGATCGAAGCTGAAACTCACCCCGAAATCGCCCCACACCGCCCCACCGATCCAACTCAGATACCGCAGGATCAACGGATCGTTCAGCCCCAGCTCCTCGCGCAGGGCCGCCACCGCCTCGGGCGTGGCGTCGAGCCCGAGGATCACCAAGGCGGGATCTCCGGGCAACACGTTCATCACAGCAAAGACGACGAGGGACACCAGAAGCAGCGTGCCGAGAAGCGTCGCGCAGCGGCGCAGCAGGAAAAGGGTCATATGTGAGATATAGGGGCGGCGCGCGCCGCCCCGTCAGGCCTTAACTTTCCCACCGTAGCTCATTCAGTGGGGAGAAGAGGACCGGCGAGGATTGCCAATAGCCCGACAGACCCGTCCGGTAGACACCTAGTTTCGGAAGCTGGAAGAGAAAGCCATGCACCGCCTGCTCGGCTACGAAACGCTGACCGTCTTTCAGCAGCGCATCCAGTCTCTCCGGATCGGGTTCAGTCCGGATCGCCTCCCACAGCGCGTTGAATTCGGCATTGTCGTAGCCGTAGAAATACTCCGGCCCGCGCGCGAAATTGCCCAGGTCGTTGGGCGAGGTATGGGCGATCACGGTCATGTCGTAATTGAGCTTGGAATAGATCTCTCCGATCCAGAAGGCCCATTCGACATTCTCGATGCTCACCTCGAAGCCCGTAGCCTCAAGCTGGGCTTGGATGATCTCCCCCGACCGTTTGGCGTACGGGAAATGCGGCAGGCGCAGGGTGACTTCCGTCCCCACGGCCCCCGCCTCTTCCAGCAGCGCGCGGGCAGCGGCAGGATCATGCGGGTACATGTCCGTCAGATCCACGTGAGAACGATGGTGGGGCGGGAAGAACGACCCGATGGGCTCCCCATAGCCAAAATAGGCGCCGTGAATGATCGCCTCGCGGTCAAGCGCGTGGTTCACGGCCCGCCGCACGCGGATGTCGTCAAAGGGCGGGCGGGAATTGTTCAGCGCGAGGATCACCTCGCCTTCCGTGGTGCCTACGACCACGTCATAGCGTGGGTCGGCCTTGAACTGCTCCAGCACCTCGGGCGCGGGCATGCCGGGGAAGGCGTCGATGTCTTCGGCCATAAGCGCGGCCACCGCAGCGGCGGGATCGGCGACGAAGCGGATGGTGACGGTGTCGATGACCGCGTCAGAGTAATCGCGGTGCTCCGGGTTGGCCACCAGCGTCAGCCGGTCGCCGCGCGTCCAGCTGTCGAACCGGTAGGGGCCGGTGCCCACGGGGTTGGTCGTGTTGGTCTCCGCCGTCTCCGGCGCCACGATGGAGGCATCGCCCTGCGCGATGTTGAAAAGGAAAAACGCATCCGGCTGCGACAGCGTGATCACCACGGTGCCCGCATCCGGCGTCTCGACGGACGCGATGGGCTCGAAGATACCCTTGGACGGGTTCACGCTGTCCTCGGCCATGGCCCGGTCGAAGGTGAATTTCACATCGTCGGCATCAAAGGTGCTGCCATCGTGGAACAGCGCGCCCTCCACCAGATTGAATGTGTAGGTCAGCCCGTCCTCGGACACTTCCCAGCTTTCGGCGAGCGCGGGCAGGATCTCTCCGCTTTCGGACACGGTGGTGAGCGATTCGTAGATGTTATGCGCGGTGATCCCGTCGATGGAGGCCGTGGCATCCACCGTCGGGTCGAGCACCGTCGGCTCCTGCTGCATTCCGATCGTTACAGTCTCTTGAGCCAGCACGGCGGGGGCCAGGGCCAGGGCCGCGCACAGCGCCAGGGCGGAGGTCGTCATATTCATTACAGAAAGCTCCGGGTATGTGGTGGTCATCCGGGTCAGCATAGGCGCGGGATAAGACAGCAATGTGTAAATCGGAGCAGACCATGACACGCATCGTGCAGATCACCGACAGCCATGTGACCCGGGCCGGAACGCTGTGGAAGGACCAGGTGGACAACGCCGCGCGGCTGGCGCGGGTGGTCGAGGGTGTCAACGCGCTGGCCCCCGATCTGGTAATCCATACCGGAGATCTGGTGGAGCTGGGGCTGGGACCGGACGGTGCCGAGGAATACGCGCTTGCGGCAGAGGTTCTAGCCGGGCTCACCGCGCCGCTCTGCCTGCTGCCGGGCAATCACGACGGGCGCGCGGCGATGCGGGCGGCCTTCCCAGATCAGCGTTGGGAGAGCGGGCCTTTTCTGCAGCAGGAGGTGCGTATCGCCGGGTTGACCTGCCTCGGCCTCGACAGCGTGATCGAAGGGGAGACGGCGGGCGCGCTCTGCGAGAACCGGTTGGACTGGCTGCGGGCGCGCCTGACGGAACCGCCCACATTGATCTTCATGCATCACCCGCCCTGCCCCATGGGCCTGCCCTTCATGGATGGCTTTCCCTTCACCGGCGGGGAGGCGCTGAAGGAGGTCATTGCAGGTCATCCCGTCCTGCAGATCAATTGCGGCCATGTCCATGCCGATGTCACCCGGATATTCGGCACAACGCGGGTCTCTTCAGCGGAAGCCGTGACCGCGCAGATCCCGACCACGCTGGCGGCATTTGCAGACCACCCCAAAGGGACGCCCCGATACGGCGTTTTGGGAGAGATACGCCTGCGCTATTTCGACTGGGACGGCACGGCCTTGTCGGTCAAGACCCTCTGCCTGACCGAAGAGGCGGAGGCCATCCGTCTTTAGGACCGACCCAGCCGCCGGTCTTCCTCGATCAGTTTCGGATCACGCTCTTCGGGCTTGCCATAACCTCCGCCACCCGGAGTGCGCACCCGCACGCGGTCCCCTGCGTTCAGCGGGATGTCTTGTTCTTTCGACAGATGCTCCGGCACGAAGCGTTCACCTCCGCGCCAGACCTCCACCTCGTTGGGCGCGCCATCCGCGCCGCCCAGGGCGCCTTGCGGGCCGAACCGGCCATGGTCCATCACAAAGCTTGCCCGTGCGGTGCCCCGCCGCAACTCGATCTCATAGTCCAGTCCAAGACCGCCACGATGCTTGCCCGCTCCGCCGGACCCTGCGCGCAGCGCATAGCGGTGGTAGAGCACGGGGAAGTTCTGCTCCATGATCTCGACCGGCGGCGCCTTGGAGATGCCGATGGTCGAACAGCCATTGGCCAGCCCGTCATGGTCGGCATTGCCGCCATAGCCACCGCCCGAAAGCTGGTACATCACGAAATCCCGCCCGCGCTCCGGATCATGCCCGCCCAGTGCGAAGTTGCCGCTCGTCCCCGCAGGGGCCGCTGTCACCCGGTCAGGCAGCGCCTCGACCAGGGCGGCAAAGACCGCCTCGGCGATGCGCTGGCTCACCTCCGCCGCGCAGCCGGAGACCGGGCGGGGATAATGTGCATCCAGGAAAGTGCCTTGGGGCCGGATCACCTCCAGCGGTTCGAAAGCCCCCGCACTGATGGGCACTTCGGGAAAGATATGACGCATGGCGAGGTAAACCGAGGAGAGGGTCGTTGCCAGAACCGAGTTCATCGGCCCCGCGCAGGGCGCGCTGCTGCCGGCGAAATCGAACCGCAGGTGGCCCGGGGTCTTTTCGATGGCCAACCGGATGGCAAGCGGTTCGTTCACCACACCATCGCTGTCGATCCAGGCAACGGAGCGATAGGTGCCGTCCGCGATCTCGTCGATCAGCGTCGACATCTGCTGCGAGGCCCTCGCCCGCAACTCGGCGATGGCCGCGTGCACGGTGTCGTCACCGTAGCGGTCCAGAAGCGCATTCAGCCGATCCTCGCCCACCTGCAAGGCGGCGGCCTGTGCCTTCACATCGCCGATCCGCTGATCGGCCACGCGGATGTTAGAGCAGATGATGGCGTAGATTTCCGGATCCAGCACACCTTCCTTGAAAAGGCGCACCGGCGGCAGGCGCAGCCCCTCCTGTTCGACCGAGGTGGCGGAGGCCGAGAAACCGCCCGGAACCGCCCCGCCGGTATCGGGCCAGTGGCCGGTATTGGAGAGCCAGCAAAAGATCTCTCCGTTGCGGTGGAAGGGCCGAGCAAAGCGGACATCCATCAGATGGGTGCCGCCCAGATAGGGGTCATTCACGATGTAGATGTCACCGGGCCTGGGGGCTGCGACCTGCCCTGCCGCGATCATCTCGATCAGGGTACGGGTAGAGTACTGCATCGTGCCCACGAAGACCGGAAGACCGCCTGCCCCTTGCGCGATCAGCGCGCCATCCTCTGCGGCATAGATCCCGTCGGAGCGGTCGTTGGCCTCTGCAATGACCGGAGAGAAGGCGGCGCGCGAAAAGCTCAGATCCATCTCGTCGCAGACCTGCTGAAGGCCCGCCTGAATGACCGACAGGGTGATGGGATCGAGGGTCATTCCGCACCTCCGATATGCAGGATCAGGTTGCCATCGGTACCGCCTTCGGCCCGGTCGCCGGGCGGGATCAGGATGGTTGTGTCCATTTGCTCGATCAGTGCGGGTCCCTCTATCATCGCGTCTTCGGGCAGGTGGTCGCGCCAATAGACAGGCGTTTCCAGCGTCCTCCCGTCAAAGACGACGGGCCGGTGGGATGCGGGCTTGGCGACTGTGTGGCGCTCTAACGGGTCGATCAGACCGCCCAGATCAATCTCCTCCCGCTCACCGATCACCGAGCAATTGAGGCTGACCACAACGGGCCGGATCTCGGGCAGGTTGACCTTGAATCGGTCCCAATAGACCGTCTCGAACCGGGCGCGCAGGACCTCGCGCGAAGGCGTGCCATCGTCGAGAGGCACGCGCACGACATGGCTTTGCCCGGCGAATTGCATATCCGCGCTGAACGTATGGGTGACGCGCCGCATCTGGACCTCTTCCAGCGCAAGCAGACGCTCCCCCTCGGCCACGTGGGCTGCGAACACGGCATGGAGCGCGTCGATATCGGCCAGATCCAGGGGCACCGTCACGGTCTGCACGAAGTCATGGCGCAGATCGGCCACCACGCATCCCAGCGCATTGGTGATCCCCGGACGTGCGGGCACCAGCACACGCGGCACGCCCAATTCGCGCGCCAGAGCGGCCGCGTGAAGCGGGCCGGCGCCCCCGAAAGCGAAAAGCGCGAAATCGCGTGGATCGGCCCCCAGCGACAGCGACACCATGCGGATGGCCCCCGCCATCTTGGCGTTGGCCACGCGGATCACGGCCTCCGCCGCTTCGATCGCGTCAAGGCCGAGAGGCGTCCCAAGGTCGCGCCGGAACACCTCTGCGATATCGTCCCGTGTCACGCCCCCTTTGACCGCGTTCAGCTTGTCGGTGTTGAGCCGCCCCAACAGCAGGTTGGCGTCCGAAATCGTGGGATGCGTGCCGCCCTTTCCGTAGCAGATCGGCCCCGGATCGGCGCCCGCGCTTTCCGGCCCGACCTCCAGAAGCCCCGCCGCATTGACCCGCGCGATGGACCCTCCGCCCGCGCCCACCGTGCGCACGTCGACCATCGGGACATGGATGGGCATCGCATACTCCACCTCGATCTCGTTCGAGACCGAAGGCCGCCCGCCCCGGATCAGCGCCACATCCGTGGAGGTGCCGCCCATATCGTAGGTGAGCAGGTTCAACTCCCCCGCCCGGCGCCCGGTATAGGCGGCGGCCATCACGCCAGACGCGGGGCCGGACATCACCGTCTTGGCCGCCTCCCGCGCCACCAGGCGGGAAGAGACCATCCCGCCATTGCCGTTCATCACCAGCACGTCGCCGCCATAGCCCCGGCCCGCCAGTTCCGCGCGCAGCCGCGCGACGTAGCGTTCGAGCAGCGGCTGGACGGAGGCATTCACCGCCGCCGTCACCCCACGCTCGAACTCCCGCGTTTCGGACAAGAGGGCGTGGCCCATGGTGATGTAATCGTTGGGCCAGAGGCTGGCTACGATCTCTGCCGCGCGCCGCTCATGGACCGGGTTGGCATAGGCATGCAGGAAATGGATCACCACCGCCTCGCATCCTGCCTGCAAAAGCTGCCGGGCCGCCGCCTCGACCGCCGCCTCGTCCAGCTTGGTGACGACCTCTCCGGCCGCATCCATGCGCTCGGGCACTTCGAGACGCAGATCGCGCGGGATGATCGGGGTGAAGACACCTTTCATCCCGTAAGCCTGAGGCCGGGTCCGCCGGCCCAGTTCCAGCACGTCGCGGAACCCCATCGTGGTGATCAGGCCGGTGCGCGCCAGCTTGCGTTCCAGCACCGCATTCGTCGTCGTGGTGGTGCCGTGAACGACCAAACCCACCTCCTCCATCGCAACATCGG encodes:
- a CDS encoding dipeptide/oligopeptide/nickel ABC transporter ATP-binding protein, which encodes MSAALEFSAVTRAYRLPRRKLLEPAPVLTAADAVSLKLEAGATLGLIGESGSGKSTLARLAVGLERPDAGQVLIAGQDIWTLSPAERRKARAGFQMVFQDPMGSLDPRRAVDVSVAEPLIATGLSRADRLDRARGTLAQVGLPDAAGRFPHEFSGGQRQRIAIARAIVTEPALIIADEPVSALDTSVQAQILNLLMEVQDRTGAAMLFISHDMAVVSSICDEVAVMARGSLIRRGPVGEVLSGPAEDILAGRS
- a CDS encoding GntR family transcriptional regulator; the protein is MDGDTKQPAAELAYQAIRARIMSGDLGDGARLKEQSLASEMGLSRTPVRAAITRLIHEGFAERGEGYSTRVAHFPEDELDQIFEIRRRLECYAAERAATLASTAQIEELDRLTTEMEALSPPQTDADYARISEINAAFHRIISEAAQSPRLMAVLSMAVDVGIVSRTYHSYAAHDLIRSARHHRELVDAFRARAPDWAASVMSSHVLAAAKSAARPRRVTG
- a CDS encoding ABC transporter permease, whose amino-acid sequence is MTLFLLRRCATLLGTLLLVSLVVFAVMNVLPGDPALVILGLDATPEAVAALREELGLNDPLILRYLSWIGGAVWGDFGVSFSFDLPVSVLIAERLPITLALAGMATVLTVSVALALGLFAASRHGRPGDWGIMVLSQLGIAIPAFWLGMLLILLVAVQWRLLPPGGFPGWSDPVQAIRALILPTVALALVQSAILTRVVRSSVLEVMRLDFARTARAKGLSRAAIFRRHILPNALVPIITIVGMQVANLVTGTIVIENVFSLPGLGRLVFQAISNRDLYMVQALVLLFAAVVVIANFLVDVAYALIDPRLQERLS
- a CDS encoding SDR family NAD(P)-dependent oxidoreductase, with protein sequence MSGTLAILGGCGGIGRALFSAAQDAGYAPLVFDLPDSIADHGFPDIPCIPVDATDPHSLAEAAADCPEDLAGLVNLCGFTAPSRPVLGQDAQVWENVLTGNLTSAFHAAQAFAPRIQTGGAMVLTGSGLGHYARPGFGPYAVSKAGIAALTRQLALECAPQLRVNCVAPSAVNTAFLTGGTGRPVDDSALDLDLDAYASAIPLGRIAEAEDVTGPILFLLSDAARYMTGQVLHINGGAYMP
- a CDS encoding ABC transporter substrate-binding protein, with the translated sequence MNMTTSALALCAALALAPAVLAQETVTIGMQQEPTVLDPTVDATASIDGITAHNIYESLTTVSESGEILPALAESWEVSEDGLTYTFNLVEGALFHDGSTFDADDVKFTFDRAMAEDSVNPSKGIFEPIASVETPDAGTVVITLSQPDAFFLFNIAQGDASIVAPETAETNTTNPVGTGPYRFDSWTRGDRLTLVANPEHRDYSDAVIDTVTIRFVADPAAAVAALMAEDIDAFPGMPAPEVLEQFKADPRYDVVVGTTEGEVILALNNSRPPFDDIRVRRAVNHALDREAIIHGAYFGYGEPIGSFFPPHHRSHVDLTDMYPHDPAAARALLEEAGAVGTEVTLRLPHFPYAKRSGEIIQAQLEATGFEVSIENVEWAFWIGEIYSKLNYDMTVIAHTSPNDLGNFARGPEYFYGYDNAEFNALWEAIRTEPDPERLDALLKDGQRFVAEQAVHGFLFQLPKLGVYRTGLSGYWQSSPVLFSPLNELRWES
- a CDS encoding phosphodiesterase gives rise to the protein MTRIVQITDSHVTRAGTLWKDQVDNAARLARVVEGVNALAPDLVIHTGDLVELGLGPDGAEEYALAAEVLAGLTAPLCLLPGNHDGRAAMRAAFPDQRWESGPFLQQEVRIAGLTCLGLDSVIEGETAGALCENRLDWLRARLTEPPTLIFMHHPPCPMGLPFMDGFPFTGGEALKEVIAGHPVLQINCGHVHADVTRIFGTTRVSSAEAVTAQIPTTLAAFADHPKGTPRYGVLGEIRLRYFDWDGTALSVKTLCLTEEAEAIRL
- a CDS encoding ABC transporter ATP-binding protein, whose product is MSLLEISDLTVAFEAGQALRALSLSVGAGERIGLVGESGSGKTMAGLAVMGMVPEAANVTGEIRYDGTPLHPRQMAPLRGREIAMIFQEPMTALNPLQTIGRQITEPMIWHGLAKGRAARARALDLLREVDMPDPEARLRQYPHQLSGGQRQRAMIALALACGPRLVIADEPTTALDPVRAEQILDLLARLSREREMALILISHDLTAVERSVERLAVLYAGDKVEEGPVGQVLSAPAHPYTQGLVAARPRLRLTGPRHKLPTIQGVVPPLAELGQGCRFHGRCPIGTDACLQARPALIEAGPNQRAACICMGVDA
- a CDS encoding ABC transporter permease, whose amino-acid sequence is MRPPVLLGGALVALVALTAAISLVWTPHDYAAIDVSNRLHPPSAIHWLGTDQLGRDIVSLLMVGAQSSVLVAFLSVGLGALIGVGLGLIASAQGGWAEEGLMRLTDVAIAFPALLFAVMLAAIYGPSLEIAILAIAFVTMPVFARVARASANQVWSREYVQAATVAGRTKLGITFDHVLPNIAPILLVQATIEFAIAILAEAALSYLGLGVQPPTPSWGRMLAEAQTFLYFAPSLAIWPGLCIVIAVIGFNVLGDGLRDLADPRLRGRRP
- a CDS encoding DUF2461 domain-containing protein, which produces MTQPEGFSQMILDANVFYKELAENNNREWFEERKAHFTDSIRKPAELFATIAAEEITRETGLSHKPKVFRIYRDVRFSKDKTPYNTHLHIYWEATDGGPMTPGFFFASSPTSFELLSGIPSMKGEELTKFRAFVDKHGDDLDAVIEETGATLSTWGADPLKRVPSPYDKEHPHAEHLKRKSLILGVGIDPDPNRELLARVMEAMRRLRPLQTLLKENL
- a CDS encoding hydantoinase B/oxoprolinase family protein, which codes for MTLDPITLSVIQAGLQQVCDEMDLSFSRAAFSPVIAEANDRSDGIYAAEDGALIAQGAGGLPVFVGTMQYSTRTLIEMIAAGQVAAPRPGDIYIVNDPYLGGTHLMDVRFARPFHRNGEIFCWLSNTGHWPDTGGAVPGGFSASATSVEQEGLRLPPVRLFKEGVLDPEIYAIICSNIRVADQRIGDVKAQAAALQVGEDRLNALLDRYGDDTVHAAIAELRARASQQMSTLIDEIADGTYRSVAWIDSDGVVNEPLAIRLAIEKTPGHLRFDFAGSSAPCAGPMNSVLATTLSSVYLAMRHIFPEVPISAGAFEPLEVIRPQGTFLDAHYPRPVSGCAAEVSQRIAEAVFAALVEALPDRVTAAPAGTSGNFALGGHDPERGRDFVMYQLSGGGYGGNADHDGLANGCSTIGISKAPPVEIMEQNFPVLYHRYALRAGSGGAGKHRGGLGLDYEIELRRGTARASFVMDHGRFGPQGALGGADGAPNEVEVWRGGERFVPEHLSKEQDIPLNAGDRVRVRTPGGGGYGKPEERDPKLIEEDRRLGRS